From candidate division WOR-3 bacterium, a single genomic window includes:
- the ileS gene encoding isoleucine--tRNA ligase, producing the protein MSKPQDYLDTSKLNPIPQIPNFVEIEHRILEFWRKEDCFNKLRAKNRGKKKFSFLDGPITANNPMGVHHAWGRTYKDLFQRYKAMLGYDQRYQNGFDCQGLWVEVEVEKELGFKSKRDIEAYGIDKFVNKCKERVLKYSKIQTEQSIRLGQWMDWENSYYTMSDENNYTIWYFLKRCHEHGWIYKGDDVMPWCPRCGTALSEHEIVTEGYKELTHPSVYLKFPIKGRKNEYLLVWTTTPWTLSSNVACAVHPDLVYLKVKEHDEIYYLVSSRRDIFKDKVEVLGELFGKDLVGLEYHGPYDELPAQKGVVHKVIPWDEVSGEEGTGIVHIAPGCGKEDYELGKEHKLAVIAPLTEDGYFLENFGFLSGLNVKDTTELIFEDLQKKGVLYRIEDYTHRYPVCWRCGTELVFRLVDEWFIKMDELRYKIMDVARQVRWIPDYGLERELDWLRNMQDWCISKKRYWGLALPIYECTCGHFEVIGGKEELQARAVEGWERFEGHSPHRPWIDEVKISCPKCSARVSRIPDVGNPWLDAGIVPYSTMGYLTNRAYWQEWFPADFVTECLAGQFRNWFYAILAMSTVLENTTPVRVILGHGKVLDEQGEEMHKSKGNVIWFDEAAETMGADIMRYIFVNHNPEDNLNFGYRVADEVKRKILTLWNVYNFFITYARIDKPRLQRSSCVLKELPLTELDRWILSRLQWLIAEVRKALDDYNPAPVMKYIEKFVDELSGWYVRRNRRRFWKSAEDLDKISAYQTLYECLVSLVKILAPIMPFFSEEIYQNLVRACDDKAPESVHLNDFPEVRLEFRDEKLEEEMEIIRELVSLGLSARKAGGIKVRQPLRLGVITGLREDEDYLLTKYRTILSEELNIKEIKRASSSDEVLAHYISNQSEETSRFRFYLDTQLDQGLINEGLAREFVHKIQNLRKEAGFDVADRIELYFTGTPNLTKAIRSYQDYIKNEVLAVKIDALNENESYEIKKQLNVNKEEATVGLKRLTK; encoded by the coding sequence ATGTCAAAACCACAAGATTATTTAGATACTTCAAAATTAAACCCGATACCACAAATACCGAATTTTGTGGAGATCGAGCATCGGATCTTAGAGTTCTGGAGAAAAGAAGACTGTTTTAATAAACTACGCGCCAAAAACCGGGGCAAGAAAAAATTCTCATTTCTTGATGGGCCGATCACTGCCAATAATCCGATGGGCGTGCATCACGCCTGGGGCAGGACCTATAAGGACTTATTCCAGCGCTATAAGGCGATGCTTGGCTATGACCAACGCTATCAAAATGGTTTTGACTGTCAGGGGCTCTGGGTGGAAGTCGAAGTAGAGAAAGAGTTGGGTTTTAAGTCTAAACGGGATATTGAAGCCTACGGAATTGATAAGTTTGTCAATAAATGTAAGGAACGGGTCTTGAAGTATTCCAAGATTCAAACCGAGCAGTCAATTCGGCTCGGCCAGTGGATGGATTGGGAAAACTCCTATTATACTATGTCGGATGAGAATAATTATACTATCTGGTATTTCCTAAAGCGCTGTCACGAGCACGGCTGGATCTATAAAGGCGATGATGTGATGCCCTGGTGTCCAAGATGTGGCACAGCTCTTTCGGAACACGAGATTGTCACCGAAGGTTATAAGGAGTTAACGCATCCTTCGGTGTATCTGAAGTTTCCGATCAAAGGTCGTAAGAACGAGTATCTCTTAGTATGGACCACAACCCCATGGACGTTATCGTCAAATGTGGCCTGTGCTGTGCATCCAGATTTAGTTTATCTTAAGGTAAAAGAGCATGACGAGATCTATTACCTAGTAAGCTCGCGGCGGGATATCTTTAAGGATAAAGTTGAAGTTTTAGGTGAGCTTTTCGGTAAAGACCTGGTGGGCTTAGAATATCATGGTCCTTATGATGAACTACCAGCGCAAAAGGGTGTGGTGCATAAGGTGATACCGTGGGATGAAGTTAGCGGTGAAGAAGGTACCGGCATTGTCCATATTGCGCCCGGCTGCGGCAAAGAAGATTATGAGCTGGGCAAAGAGCATAAATTAGCCGTAATCGCGCCACTTACCGAGGATGGCTATTTTTTAGAGAATTTTGGATTTCTTTCCGGATTAAATGTTAAAGATACCACGGAGCTTATTTTTGAGGATTTACAAAAGAAAGGCGTTCTTTATCGCATTGAAGACTACACGCATCGCTATCCGGTGTGTTGGCGCTGTGGCACCGAACTGGTTTTCCGATTGGTTGACGAGTGGTTTATTAAGATGGATGAGTTGCGTTATAAAATTATGGATGTGGCGCGGCAGGTGCGCTGGATTCCGGACTATGGCCTAGAGCGAGAGCTTGACTGGTTAAGAAATATGCAAGACTGGTGTATTTCCAAGAAACGCTATTGGGGGCTAGCCTTACCGATTTATGAATGTACCTGCGGTCATTTCGAGGTGATCGGCGGTAAAGAAGAACTTCAAGCCCGTGCTGTGGAAGGGTGGGAACGGTTTGAAGGCCATTCACCCCATCGCCCCTGGATCGACGAAGTTAAGATTAGCTGCCCCAAATGCTCAGCCCGAGTTTCCCGAATCCCCGATGTTGGTAATCCCTGGCTGGATGCCGGGATCGTGCCCTATTCGACCATGGGTTATCTGACCAATCGGGCTTATTGGCAAGAGTGGTTCCCGGCGGATTTTGTTACCGAATGTTTAGCCGGACAGTTCCGAAATTGGTTCTACGCAATCTTAGCTATGAGTACCGTTTTAGAAAACACCACACCGGTGCGGGTAATTTTAGGACACGGCAAAGTATTAGATGAGCAAGGTGAAGAGATGCATAAAAGCAAAGGCAATGTGATCTGGTTTGACGAAGCGGCGGAAACCATGGGTGCGGATATTATGCGCTATATTTTTGTAAATCACAATCCGGAAGACAACTTAAATTTTGGTTATCGAGTAGCTGATGAGGTCAAAAGAAAGATTCTGACCTTATGGAATGTTTATAATTTCTTCATAACCTATGCCCGAATTGACAAGCCTCGCCTACAAAGAAGTTCTTGTGTCTTAAAAGAATTACCACTCACAGAACTAGACCGCTGGATTCTTTCGCGGCTCCAATGGTTGATCGCTGAGGTCCGTAAAGCCCTAGATGATTATAATCCCGCGCCGGTAATGAAATATATCGAAAAATTTGTTGATGAGTTGTCAGGTTGGTATGTGCGTCGCAATCGCCGGCGATTTTGGAAGAGTGCCGAAGATTTAGACAAAATCTCAGCCTATCAAACTTTATATGAATGTCTGGTCTCGCTAGTGAAAATTTTAGCACCAATCATGCCCTTTTTCAGTGAAGAGATCTATCAAAATTTAGTACGAGCTTGTGATGATAAAGCACCAGAAAGTGTCCATCTAAATGACTTTCCCGAAGTCCGATTAGAATTCCGGGACGAAAAATTAGAAGAAGAGATGGAAATTATTCGGGAACTTGTATCCCTAGGACTTTCAGCTCGGAAGGCCGGGGGCATTAAGGTCCGTCAACCTCTAAGATTAGGTGTAATTACTGGTTTACGGGAAGATGAAGACTATCTATTAACAAAATATCGCACAATTTTAAGCGAGGAGTTAAACATTAAAGAGATAAAACGAGCCTCATCTTCCGATGAGGTTTTGGCACACTATATCAGTAATCAGAGTGAAGAAACTAGCCGGTTCCGATTTTACCTTGATACCCAATTAGACCAAGGACTAATCAACGAAGGATTGGCTCGGGAGTTTGTGCATAAGATTCAAAACTTGCGCAAAGAAGCCGGTTTTGATGTTGCCGACCGGATTGAACTGTATTTTACGGGAACGCCAAATCTCACCAAGGCCATAAGAAGTTATCAGGATTACATCAAAAATGAAGTCTTAGCCGTAAAAATTGATGCGCTAAATGAAAACGAAAGCTACGAGATTAAAAAACAGTTAAATGTTAATAAAGAAGAGGCGACAGTTGGACTAAAACGTCTGACTAAGTAA
- the truA gene encoding tRNA pseudouridine(38-40) synthase TruA, translating to MNLVFEIEYDGRDFFGWQIQRNKPTVQGAIEEALKKIFRRRIKLYGAGRTDAGVSALGQVANCIVEPKTEQEERHLKDPIKLKKALNALLPKTIYIKNIRCAHQDFHARYSATSKIYQYKIVTTPSPLRQGFAWVVERPLDFTKISEGIKLFQNHRDYARFCSQAPGHGEVIIKKIKIKQSCDEIYITIEANRFLYKLARRIVGALIDLGCEKRNLEDIKNALNGLSYRPLSCAPANGLLLLKVKYPRRYFLT from the coding sequence ATGAACCTGGTTTTTGAGATTGAGTATGATGGTCGAGATTTTTTCGGTTGGCAAATCCAAAGAAATAAGCCAACCGTTCAAGGTGCAATCGAAGAAGCCTTAAAGAAAATTTTCCGTCGCAGAATAAAACTATACGGTGCTGGCCGAACTGATGCTGGTGTTTCAGCATTAGGGCAGGTTGCCAACTGTATTGTTGAACCAAAAACCGAGCAAGAAGAGAGACATCTAAAGGATCCTATAAAACTAAAAAAAGCCTTAAATGCTTTACTTCCCAAGACCATTTATATAAAAAACATCAGATGCGCTCACCAAGATTTTCATGCCCGATATTCAGCAACTAGTAAAATTTATCAATATAAAATTGTAACTACTCCTTCGCCTTTGCGCCAGGGTTTCGCCTGGGTTGTGGAGAGGCCCTTAGATTTTACTAAAATCAGCGAAGGGATAAAACTATTTCAAAATCATCGTGATTACGCCCGGTTCTGTAGTCAAGCACCAGGCCATGGTGAAGTAATCATTAAGAAAATAAAAATTAAACAGAGCTGCGATGAAATTTATATCACCATCGAAGCTAATCGTTTTTTATACAAACTGGCACGACGGATTGTCGGGGCATTAATAGATTTAGGATGTGAGAAACGCAATCTCGAGGATATTAAAAATGCCCTAAATGGACTTTCTTATCGACCACTTAGTTGTGCACCAGCCAATGGACTTTTACTACTTAAGGTTAAATATCCAAGACGGTATTTTCTAACATGA
- a CDS encoding DUF3467 domain-containing protein, translated as MADDVKPAQQINVEIGEKEAEGIFSNFVLIAHSPSEFIIDFARLLPGLPKAKVFARILMTPQHALLLKNALEDNIKKYEERFGKIKLFAREENQKGFGFVGGEKH; from the coding sequence ATGGCCGACGATGTTAAACCAGCCCAACAGATTAATGTAGAAATTGGCGAAAAAGAGGCTGAAGGAATATTTTCTAATTTTGTGCTAATTGCCCACTCACCCTCTGAGTTTATTATTGACTTTGCTCGATTACTTCCCGGCTTACCCAAAGCTAAAGTTTTTGCAAGAATTCTGATGACACCTCAACATGCATTGCTTTTAAAAAACGCCCTAGAAGATAATATTAAAAAATACGAGGAACGCTTTGGTAAGATTAAACTTTTCGCCCGTGAAGAAAACCAAAAAGGATTTGGCTTCGTTGGAGGAGAAAAACATTAA
- a CDS encoding lamin tail domain-containing protein gives MNFIYFSVLIFNLWSRLVINEVMSNPRGRTGVGYPEDRNEFVELYNISAETVDIRGWRLTDFDATDSIIAWFDSTIYNYYPGVIINTTRIPPYSYALILDQEYLSGAIGGYFAPYWFPDSLIILTVGNTTIGNELQTNDPLLLYSSEGDSSSFGTPFDSDSFPYDVGDGISWERVAMELEDYPCNWYASLDSSGGSPGRENSIYNFYDLAIVKISAPSQVAVDSLVNILMTIKNTGYRVAYSWRVVFFVDQNRNQAEDFGERITERWGLGLDINAETTLSVLWRASSSGEYPVAGLINYPEDRRSDNNYRMIVIRAGLNPQTIWLSKNSFSPDNDLTDDSLFIYYQFNAPQGKLLCLVYDLNGRKVRKLKDQKIFDGIGTISWDGKSDNHLNLPTGIYIIYVEYKPTNQPAVTKKIPVSLIRKL, from the coding sequence ATGAATTTTATATATTTCTCGGTGTTAATATTTAATCTTTGGTCGCGCCTAGTAATAAATGAAGTAATGTCTAATCCCCGGGGCCGAACCGGTGTCGGTTATCCTGAGGATCGAAATGAGTTTGTTGAACTTTATAATATCTCGGCCGAGACTGTTGATATCAGAGGTTGGCGTCTTACTGATTTTGATGCTACGGATAGTATTATTGCCTGGTTTGATAGCACTATTTATAATTACTATCCTGGGGTTATTATTAATACTACTAGAATCCCACCTTACTCATACGCCCTAATTTTAGATCAAGAATACCTCTCCGGTGCAATTGGGGGTTATTTTGCTCCTTATTGGTTTCCAGACAGCTTAATAATTCTTACAGTAGGTAATACAACGATTGGCAATGAATTACAGACCAATGACCCATTGTTATTATACTCCTCGGAAGGCGATAGTTCATCTTTTGGTACACCATTTGATAGTGATTCATTCCCCTACGATGTTGGCGATGGAATAAGTTGGGAACGTGTCGCGATGGAGCTTGAAGATTATCCGTGTAATTGGTACGCTTCACTTGACAGTTCTGGGGGTAGTCCAGGGCGGGAAAACAGTATATATAATTTTTACGATTTGGCAATTGTGAAAATTAGTGCCCCAAGTCAAGTTGCCGTTGATTCTTTAGTGAATATATTAATGACCATTAAAAATACCGGCTATCGCGTGGCTTATAGTTGGCGTGTTGTTTTCTTTGTTGACCAAAATCGCAACCAAGCTGAAGATTTCGGAGAACGAATTACTGAACGTTGGGGGCTGGGTTTAGACATTAATGCTGAAACTACTCTTAGTGTCCTATGGCGCGCATCAAGTTCTGGAGAATATCCTGTCGCTGGGCTTATAAATTATCCTGAAGACCGGCGAAGTGATAATAACTATCGAATGATAGTAATCAGAGCCGGCTTAAACCCACAGACAATTTGGCTTTCAAAAAATAGTTTTAGCCCTGATAACGACTTAACCGACGATAGTCTTTTTATTTACTATCAGTTTAATGCACCTCAAGGAAAATTATTATGTTTAGTTTATGATCTTAATGGGCGAAAGGTCCGTAAACTAAAAGACCAAAAAATTTTCGACGGCATAGGAACAATCAGTTGGGACGGGAAATCAGATAATCACTTAAATTTACCGACGGGAATTTATATTATTTATGTAGAATATAAACCTACTAATCAACCAGCTGTAACTAAAAAAATTCCAGTTTCGTTAATTAGAAAATTGTGA
- a CDS encoding site-2 protease family protein, with amino-acid sequence MIRDFSSFIISAPAILFCVTIHEYAHAFAAYKLGDPTAKNLGRLSLNPFVHLDIIGTIALFLFRVGWARPVPINPVYFRSPKRDVLVSSLAGPLANFLCAIGFGVCLRILLRFSLPSSFLVLTFLMFFYYNIILGTFNLIPIPPLDGSKIIYYLLGERNLRYYLYLEQYGLFILFGLIMLSSLSGFSIFSILIEPVIKLFSKIFIGVIL; translated from the coding sequence ATGATTCGAGATTTTTCTTCTTTTATTATTTCAGCGCCGGCTATTCTTTTTTGCGTAACAATTCACGAATACGCCCACGCCTTTGCGGCTTACAAACTTGGAGACCCAACTGCTAAAAATCTCGGTCGCCTGTCCCTAAATCCCTTTGTTCATCTAGATATTATCGGAACGATTGCCCTTTTTCTTTTCCGGGTCGGCTGGGCACGGCCTGTGCCGATAAATCCTGTATATTTCCGGTCACCAAAACGAGATGTTTTGGTCTCAAGTCTTGCTGGTCCATTGGCTAATTTTCTTTGTGCGATTGGCTTTGGGGTGTGCTTGCGTATTTTGTTAAGATTTTCTCTGCCCTCAAGCTTCTTGGTATTAACCTTTCTGATGTTTTTTTACTATAATATAATCTTAGGTACTTTTAATCTCATTCCGATACCACCGCTTGACGGTTCTAAAATTATTTATTATCTTTTAGGTGAGAGAAATCTACGATATTATTTATATTTGGAACAATATGGACTTTTCATTTTATTTGGTTTAATTATGCTTAGTTCACTTAGCGGTTTTTCTATATTCAGCATTTTAATTGAACCAGTGATAAAGCTCTTTTCGAAAATTTTTATTGGTGTTATCTTATGA
- a CDS encoding DNA translocase FtsK 4TM domain-containing protein — MRNYRNSKTYKSRITAVILFAIVFLLLGSFLSYHLFNKKALGLLDSYFIWWLIYAINHGGYLLILILVAIAFRILRAKYVKENFVAILLWAVGIYLIISLLSVSDFKETTNFGGFWGTVIAHFLYRYLGGLGALFWPIFILYGLVPYLRHKEKKNYLRYSIYSFLFILLINLTCGYFLPNLIVSTANLSFLVYGELFRIIIKFLTHLIGGWGTLVLLITFWAIIAIVFTNIPEYLKKLFIRTITFIKKRLTRKKRPKYQKVPAENYREIPVVQKENKEVVITPQAVPEEVKQPSSSKPSRTTVQFDEATFREEFLSVLDEPPAERIFTDERELKEGAKLLLEKLSEFGIEGEVTEILSGPMITRFEFAPAPGIKIQRIESLADDLALSLKAERIRILAPIPGKAAVGIEIPNKTRRLVYLKNIIKSPEYANAKSPLTFALGETITGEPYTADLREMPHVLIAGTTGSGKSVCINTMIASIIYRATQNEVRFLTIDPKQLELPIYNTIPHLLSTTTTDPRYATKELDRIISIMETRYGIFANLGVRDIEGYNELAQREGLAKKPYIVVIIDELADLMIRAEQHIEEKIIRLAQMSRAVGIHLVLATQRPSVDVITGLIKANFPCRIAFQVASKTDSRTILDMNGAEALLGRGDMLFLPPGKGEPIRLHCAYVSREATKRIVDLWTRRYLIERLTGLVPNPYETACRLIESQVVDVLIDREKAGLKRKQELFYSIISEDVAEKLWAEEYHKPLPEETELALRTKTEETINNRTIDELFFEAARIVFRHREASVSMLQRRLDIGWARAGRIIDQLEQAGIVGPYVGSKSRKVLVETEEELEKILAQLKNNSKP; from the coding sequence ATGAGAAACTATCGAAACAGCAAAACTTATAAGTCAAGAATTACAGCTGTTATTCTATTTGCAATTGTCTTTTTGCTTTTAGGTAGTTTTTTATCCTATCACCTATTCAATAAAAAAGCCTTAGGTCTACTCGATAGTTATTTTATCTGGTGGCTGATTTATGCAATTAATCATGGCGGCTATCTTCTAATACTTATCTTAGTGGCCATAGCATTCAGAATTTTGCGGGCAAAATATGTCAAAGAAAATTTTGTGGCAATTTTATTATGGGCGGTTGGCATATACTTAATAATTTCTCTGCTTTCGGTCTCTGATTTTAAAGAAACGACCAATTTCGGTGGTTTTTGGGGCACAGTAATTGCGCATTTTCTATACCGCTATTTAGGAGGGCTGGGTGCATTATTTTGGCCGATTTTCATTCTATACGGATTAGTTCCATATCTGCGTCATAAAGAAAAGAAAAACTATTTACGATATAGTATCTATAGTTTTTTGTTCATTTTACTGATCAATCTTACTTGTGGATATTTTCTTCCCAATTTAATTGTTTCCACGGCCAATTTATCTTTTTTAGTTTATGGAGAGTTGTTTAGAATAATTATCAAATTTCTAACACACTTAATTGGCGGCTGGGGCACTTTAGTATTATTGATCACTTTTTGGGCAATTATTGCCATTGTATTTACTAATATTCCAGAATATTTGAAAAAATTATTTATACGGACTATAACTTTTATTAAAAAGCGCCTTACTCGCAAGAAAAGACCGAAATACCAGAAAGTTCCAGCTGAAAATTATCGTGAGATACCAGTTGTTCAAAAAGAAAATAAAGAAGTTGTTATCACTCCTCAAGCCGTGCCCGAAGAAGTAAAACAGCCCTCGAGTTCCAAACCGTCACGAACCACAGTTCAGTTTGATGAAGCAACTTTTCGGGAAGAATTTCTTTCGGTCCTAGATGAACCACCAGCCGAAAGAATATTTACTGACGAGCGCGAGTTAAAAGAAGGCGCCAAACTATTACTGGAGAAACTTAGCGAATTTGGCATCGAAGGTGAAGTTACTGAAATTTTATCCGGTCCCATGATTACTCGATTTGAATTTGCCCCGGCCCCGGGTATAAAGATTCAGCGGATTGAAAGTCTAGCCGATGATCTGGCATTATCACTTAAAGCCGAGCGCATACGAATTTTAGCCCCAATTCCTGGTAAAGCTGCGGTAGGAATTGAAATTCCCAATAAAACGCGCCGGCTTGTGTATCTAAAAAATATTATTAAGAGCCCAGAATATGCCAATGCTAAATCGCCCCTGACTTTTGCCTTAGGCGAGACCATTACTGGTGAACCATATACCGCTGATCTGCGGGAAATGCCTCATGTCTTGATTGCGGGCACCACCGGCTCCGGGAAAAGTGTCTGTATTAATACTATGATTGCCTCAATTATTTATCGGGCAACCCAAAATGAGGTGCGATTCTTAACAATTGATCCTAAACAACTAGAATTGCCAATTTATAATACTATACCCCATCTATTATCTACAACTACTACTGATCCCCGATATGCCACTAAAGAGCTAGATCGGATAATCAGTATTATGGAGACTCGCTACGGGATTTTTGCCAATCTTGGGGTTCGCGACATTGAGGGGTATAACGAGTTGGCCCAACGGGAAGGGTTAGCTAAAAAACCTTATATTGTGGTTATCATCGATGAGCTGGCTGATTTGATGATCCGGGCCGAACAACATATCGAAGAAAAGATTATCCGGCTTGCCCAAATGTCTCGCGCTGTTGGTATTCATCTGGTGCTAGCGACCCAGCGACCATCGGTTGATGTTATTACTGGGTTAATTAAGGCCAACTTTCCTTGCCGCATTGCCTTTCAAGTTGCCTCTAAAACCGACTCCCGTACCATTTTAGATATGAACGGCGCCGAGGCCCTTTTGGGTCGCGGTGATATGCTCTTTCTGCCCCCGGGTAAGGGTGAACCAATCCGCTTGCATTGTGCCTATGTTTCTCGAGAAGCCACGAAACGAATAGTTGATCTCTGGACCAGGCGTTATCTTATAGAACGACTTACCGGCTTGGTGCCCAATCCTTATGAGACGGCCTGTCGGTTAATCGAGTCCCAAGTAGTCGATGTTTTAATTGACCGGGAAAAAGCCGGCCTTAAGCGCAAGCAAGAATTATTTTATTCGATCATCTCCGAAGATGTTGCTGAAAAACTCTGGGCTGAAGAATATCATAAACCATTACCCGAGGAAACCGAACTGGCCTTGCGCACCAAGACTGAAGAGACGATAAATAACCGAACAATCGATGAGCTATTTTTCGAAGCAGCCCGGATTGTCTTTCGACATCGAGAAGCTTCGGTGTCCATGCTGCAAAGACGATTAGATATCGGCTGGGCTCGGGCCGGCAGGATTATTGACCAATTAGAACAGGCCGGCATTGTTGGTCCGTATGTCGGCTCTAAATCCCGAAAAGTTTTGGTAGAAACCGAAGAAGAACTGGAAAAAATCCTTGCCCAACTGAAGAATAATTCTAAACCATAA
- a CDS encoding TraR/DksA C4-type zinc finger protein, whose product MPNRKKAKPLRTNKRSKPSKKPEELSSKELTRFEAQLLKLKQQILKQKQYVDGIVLNPQGEAGAEISSYRTHVADVGNEVYQREVISQISSYDAKILRQIDEALKRIREKKYGICVGCQKPIPKARLKALPYTDLCIECSKKLG is encoded by the coding sequence ATGCCAAACAGGAAGAAAGCAAAACCTTTAAGAACTAACAAAAGGTCTAAACCTTCTAAAAAACCCGAAGAGCTGTCGTCAAAAGAATTAACGCGCTTCGAAGCCCAGTTGCTGAAATTAAAACAACAGATTCTTAAACAGAAACAATATGTTGATGGAATTGTGTTAAACCCGCAAGGAGAAGCAGGGGCTGAAATTTCATCTTATCGCACCCATGTTGCCGATGTAGGCAATGAAGTGTATCAACGCGAAGTGATATCTCAAATCTCAAGTTATGATGCCAAAATCTTACGTCAGATTGATGAAGCCTTAAAGAGAATTCGAGAAAAAAAATACGGTATTTGTGTCGGCTGTCAAAAGCCAATTCCTAAGGCCCGGCTTAAAGCCCTTCCCTATACCGATCTTTGTATCGAGTGTTCAAAGAAATTAGGCTAA